A genomic region of Spea bombifrons isolate aSpeBom1 chromosome 9, aSpeBom1.2.pri, whole genome shotgun sequence contains the following coding sequences:
- the GREM1 gene encoding gremlin-1: MDCTPWVTDRRLPLHRMIRLIYAVGPLFLFTGLLLPSTEGQKKVRGSQGAIPPPDKGQPNDSEQSQSRTGFRGKGKGQSLSADEVLESSQEALLVTERKYLKTDWCKTQPLKQIIHEDGCKSRTIINRFCYGQCNSFYIPRHIRREEGSFQSCSFCKPKKFTTMVVTLNCPELQPPTKKKRITRVKQCRCISIDLD, translated from the coding sequence GATGATCCGCTTGATTTACGCTGTGGGACCTCTGTTCCTTTTCACCGGGCTCCTCCTTCCCAGCACAGAAGGGCAGAAAAAGGTTCGTGGGTCCCAAGGAGCCATTCCCCCTCCTGACAAGGGGCAGCCCAACGACTCTGAACAAAGTCAATCTCGGACAGGGTTCCGAGGAAAGGGAAAAGGTCAATCATTGTCTGCCGATGAGGTTCTTGAGTCCAGTCAGGAGGCCCTGCTGGTTACCGAGCGCAAGTATCTGAAGACGGACTGGTGCAAGACTCAGCCGCTGAAGCAAATTATTCACGAGGATGGATGCAAAAGCCGTACCATAATTAACAGATTCTGCTATGGGCAGTGCAACTCCTTCTACATTCCCAGGCATATCCGCAGAGAAGAAGGGTCTTTCCAGTCCTGTTCTTTCTGTAAACCAAAAAAATTCACCACCATGGTGGTTACACTCAATTGCCCAGAGCTCCAACCTCCGACGAAGAAGAAAAGGATCACGCGTGTTAAGCAGTGCCGCTGCATCTCCATAGATTTGGACTAG